DNA sequence from the Candidatus Nanoarchaeia archaeon genome:
GGAAATGCGCAATGCTTCCTCATCGCTTAAATGTCGGTCGCCGGCCTCCCACTTTGTGGTATACCCTATGATTGGCTTTGGCAGCATATCTCCCGGCTTTGGCTCTTTTGTAACTCCAATCTTCTGGTAAATCTTTTGCAGAGCAGCCTCATTTTCTTGTGGATTCGCTATCGCTTTGGCTTCTGCAATCCTCTTGAACACAGAACTTCCTCTTGGAAGCCCGTTCCGGAAGATAACCTCAAGAGGCAGCAAATAATTATTGATGTTTCCTCTATTGGTCTCAAAAAACGAATAATCATAGGTAGTCTGTGGCGTGTCCTTATCTCCAATGATCCTTCTTTCAACAGGGGTATACACAACCGCTGCATTAAACACCATGCTACCAGATCCATTACTCTTGTCTGGAATGCTGCCAAGAGGCCCAAGCCCCCCACCACCACAATCCAGCCCCAGACTATGATGCCTTATCCCTCTTTTATCGCACTCTTCAAAATTATACTGGCTCATCACTGCCAGCGACCTGCCTTTATTGGGAAGCTTATCTGGCATCGTTCCATAATCAAAAATACTATAACGATCAGTAAATGTAAATTCCCCTCCGCCTGCTTTATTCTCATACGCTGGCCTGTAAATGTTAACATCCTTAGCTTTTCCCATCCTATACCGCCTCCTTCAATCTTTCATATACTGGCTCAAGCATCTTTTCTTTTGTAATCGGTATCGAGATAAGGTTTAAGAAAGGATCATACTTCGTCCTTCCTTTGTGAAGACTTTCCAAGACCCTATGAGACACATCATTATTCTTTATTCCTATGATCTCTGCAGCGATTTGCGCAATGTTTCTGGGATTCATTGTTGCCGTATAGGCTGTGTGTTTTGTCTGCTTTGTAATCTCAAACCATTCAGCAAGCGTTTTTTCATCATACGGCTTATGGCAACTTGCCAGCACACAAGCTTGCTGCCTATCCATCTCAAGAAGCCCTTCATCTACACCCGGGTAGATCATAATTGAGGCTTTTGGCGGAGATTCTGCCAAGGTATGGTAGCCTGCAATTCCGTATGGTACGTCAAAGGATTCGAGCTCTCTCTTTATCTCAGATAGGTATCCTTCTTTCTCAGGATTGCCAGTATTAACTAAGGTAACTCTCTCCCTTCGAAGGCTTGAAAGAGCTAAGTTGAGAGCGTTTCCCAATTGATCTACTCCTACGGTTGGGATAGGATAACCAGGAGCTTTCTCTACAGTTGAAAGAAACGAGGCAACTCCGCCTGTGTTCTTGTCGGAGAGAGGCACTGCATAGACGAGGGTATGCACATGGGGCGACTCTGAGAGGATGTAGTCAATCCCGTCTTTTCTTGTCGGGCATACCAGATTTTTGTATGCAGAAGCGAGAACATTGGCTAAGCCTGCACATGCAACAATCGCATCCCAATACCCTCCAACTGCATGCTCTACAGTCTCTCTGACAAGTTCAGGAACTCGGTCAGCAGAGGCGATTGCTACGTTAAGGTCAATCAAATCGTCATTTACAATGCATCGGTCTATAATCTGCTCCAGCTGAGAAAGCAGCTCCCTTTCAGGTTTTGCATCACTCGGGCTTCCAAGAGTCACTAGAATCTTTGGCTTGTCCATCCCCCTCATGCTGAGGTGTACTCTCCCTCCCTTTTTATAGATTTCTATACTGTATCTACTATAAAGAAGAAACTATATAACCCCTATCTTTTAAATCTCTTGACAGCCCGCAGAACAACGCTCTTCGCCTTGTTTACTCCTTCCCAACCCTGCACTGAAA
Encoded proteins:
- a CDS encoding phosphoribosylaminoimidazolesuccinocarboxamide synthase, translated to MGKAKDVNIYRPAYENKAGGGEFTFTDRYSIFDYGTMPDKLPNKGRSLAVMSQYNFEECDKRGIRHHSLGLDCGGGGLGPLGSIPDKSNGSGSMVFNAAVVYTPVERRIIGDKDTPQTTYDYSFFETNRGNINNYLLPLEVIFRNGLPRGSSVFKRIAEAKAIANPQENEAALQKIYQKIGVTKEPKPGDMLPKPIIGYTTKWEAGDRHLSDEEALRISGLREEDFEKIGPFALSVDNLITQRAEEVGLGPHWDG